The Chlorocebus sabaeus isolate Y175 chromosome 16, mChlSab1.0.hap1, whole genome shotgun sequence genome window below encodes:
- the NAGS gene encoding N-acetylglutamate synthase, mitochondrial — MATALMAAVLRAAAVAPRLSGRGGTGGSRRLSCGARRRAARGTSPGRRLSTAWSQPQPPLEEYAGAEDVSQSPVAEEPSWVPSPTPLVPHEPPEPPSGRSLVQRDIQAFLNQCGASPGEARHWLTQFQTCHHSADKPFAVIEVDEEVLKCQQGVSSLAFALAFLQRMDMKPLVVLGLPAPTAPSGCLSFWEAKAQLAESCKVLVDALRHNAATAVPFFGGGSVLGAAEPAPHASYGGIVSVETDLLQWCLESGSIPILCPIGETAARRSVLLDSLEVTASLAKALRPTKIIFLNNTGGLRDSSQKVLSNVNLPADLDLVSNAEWVSTKERQQMRLIVDVLSRLPHHSSAVITAASTLLTELFSNKGSGTLFKNAERMLRVRRLDELDQGRLVDLVNASFGKKLRDDYLASLRPRLHSIYVSEGYNAAAILTMEPVLGGTPYLDKFVVSSSRQGQGSGQMLWECLRRDLQTLFWRSRVTNPINPWYFKHSDGSFSNKQWIFFWFGLADIRDSYELVNHAKGLPDSFHKPASDPGS, encoded by the exons ATGGCGACGGCGCTGATGGCCGCGGTTCTGCGGGCAGCTGCTGTGGCCCCGAGGCTGAGCGGCCGGGGAGGCACTGGGGGATCCCGGAGGCTGAGCTGTGGCGCGCGGCGGCGGGCGGCGAGGGGCACCAGCCCGGGGCGCCGGCTCAGCACCGCCTGGTCGCAGCCCCAGCCCCCGCTGGAGGAGTACGCGGGCGCGGAAGACGTCTCCCAGTCGCCTGTCGCCGAGGAGCCGTCGTGGGTGCCGAGTCCCACGCCCCTGGTGCCCCACGAGCCCCCTGAGCCTCCCTCGGGCCGCTCGCTAGTGCAGCGGGACATCCAGGCCTTCCTGAACCAGTGCGGGGCCAGCCCCGGGGAGGCGCGCCACTGGCTCACGCAGTTCCAAACCTGCCACCACTCCGCGGACAAGCCCTTCGCCGTCATCGAG GTGGACGAGGAGGTACTCAAGTGCCAGCAGGGCGTATCCAGTCTGGCCTTCGCCCTGGCCTTCTTGCAGCGCATGGACATGAAGCCGCTGGTGGTCCTGGGGCTGCCCGCCCCAACGGCGCCCTCGGGCTGTCTTTccttctgggaggccaaggcgcagCTGGCTGAGAGCTGCAAGGTGCTGGTGGACGCGCTTCGACACAACGCCGCCACTGCTGTGCCTTTTTTTGGCGGCGGGTCGGTGCTAGGCGCTGCCGAGCCGGCTCCCCATGCCAG CTACGGTGGCATCGTCTCGGTGGAGACAGACCTGCTGCAGTGGTGCCTGGAGTCGGGCAGCATCCCCATCCTGTGCCCCATCGGGGAGACGGCTGCGCGCCGCTCCGTGCTTCTCGACTCCCTGGAGGTGACCGCGTCGCTGGCCAAGGCGCTGCGGCCCACCAAAATCATTTTCCTCAATAACACAGGCGGCCTGCGCGACAGCAGTCAGAAG GTCCTGAGTAACGTGAACCTGCCCGCCGACCTGGACCTGGTGAGCAACGCCGAGTGGGTGAGCACAAAAGAACGGCAGCAGATGCGGCTCATCGTGGACGTGCTCAGCCGCCTGCCCCACCACTCCTCAGCCGTCATCACCGCCGCTAGCACTCTGCTCACTGAGCTCTTCAGCAACAAGG GGTCCGGGACCCTGTTCAAGAATGCGGAGCGAATGCTACGGGTGCGCAGGCTGGACGAGCTGGACCAGGGCCGTCTAGTGGACCTGGTCAACGCCAGCTTCGGCAAGAAGCTCAGGGACGACTACCTGGCCTCGCTGCGCCCGCGGCTGCACTCCATCTACGTCTCCGAGGG GTACAACGCTGCCGCCATTCTGACCATGGAGCCCGTCCTGGGGGGCACCCCGTACCTGGACAAATTTGTGGTGAGCTCCAGCCGCCAGGGCCAAGGCTCCGGGCAGATGCTGTGGGAGTGCCTGAGGCGGGACCTGCAGACGCTTTTCTGGCGCTCCCGGGTCACCAACCCCATCAATCCCTG GTACTTCAAACACAGTGATGGCAGCTTCTCCAACAAGCAGTGGATCTTCTTCTGGTTCGGCCTGGCTGATATCCGGGACTCCTATGAGTTGGTCAACCATGCCAAGGGACTGCCAGACTCCTTTCACAAGCCAGCTTCTGACCCAGGCAGCTGA